In one window of Tellurirhabdus rosea DNA:
- the hisF gene encoding imidazole glycerol phosphate synthase subunit HisF encodes MLTKRIIPCLDIKDGRTVKGTNFVNLRDAGDPVELGRIYAEQGADELVFLDITATVDERKTLIELVKRVAHVVNIPFTVGGGISSKADVSALLNAGADKVSINSSAVRNPGLIDELAQEFGSQCIVVAIDTRYVDGEHIVHTHGGRKPTELRTILWAKEVEDRGAGEILLTSMDTDGTKAGFALELTAQISGAANIPVIASGGAGSMEHFVDVFTAGKADAGLAASIFHFKEIEIPALKKYLNLKGIEMRMTD; translated from the coding sequence ATGTTAACCAAACGCATCATTCCCTGCCTCGACATCAAAGACGGGCGCACGGTCAAAGGCACCAATTTCGTTAACCTCCGCGACGCCGGCGATCCGGTCGAACTGGGCCGTATTTACGCGGAACAGGGCGCCGACGAGCTCGTTTTTCTGGACATTACGGCTACCGTCGATGAGCGCAAGACGCTGATCGAACTGGTTAAACGCGTGGCGCATGTCGTCAACATTCCCTTTACGGTGGGGGGCGGCATTTCGTCCAAGGCCGACGTGTCGGCCCTGCTCAATGCCGGGGCCGATAAGGTTTCCATCAACTCGTCGGCGGTGCGGAATCCGGGCCTGATCGACGAACTGGCGCAGGAATTTGGTAGCCAGTGCATTGTTGTCGCCATTGACACGCGGTACGTGGACGGCGAGCACATCGTCCACACGCACGGTGGCCGCAAGCCGACCGAACTCCGGACGATTCTTTGGGCGAAGGAAGTGGAGGACCGGGGCGCGGGCGAAATCCTGCTGACCTCCATGGACACCGACGGCACCAAAGCCGGGTTTGCGCTGGAACTGACGGCCCAGATTTCCGGTGCTGCCAACATCCCCGTTATCGCTTCCGGGGGTGCGGGCTCAATGGAGCATTTTGTGGACGTATTCACGGCCGGGAAAGCCGATGCCGGACTGGCGGCGAGCATCTTCCACTTCAAGGAAATCGAAATTCCGGCGCTGAAGAAGTACCTCAATCTGAAAGGAATTGAAATGCGGATGACGGATTGA
- a CDS encoding DUF72 domain-containing protein — protein sequence MEFGKVANLDAVDFTLPPDHPFNQRIWDMVEPAAHPEVLIGGPIWANKSYVGKIYPTNAKDKDFLHHYTRQFNTIELNLTHYQIPTENMIRRWKTEAADGFVYCPKFPQAISHDRALVATESLTEEFINAVLGLEEFLGTSFLQLPPTFGPDRLPILENYLKNLPDDLEVAVEFRHENWFRKPEIWQKTLDRLFALRRDLVITDVAGRRDVLHMSLSSPKLVLRFIANDGHPTDYQRADAWVQRLKTWFDKGLQTAYLFIHGGAENDTTPELIRYWIRQLNAVCGLNLREPALRPEVVQGSLF from the coding sequence ATGGAATTCGGTAAAGTAGCGAACCTCGACGCGGTGGATTTCACCCTGCCGCCCGACCACCCGTTCAACCAGCGCATCTGGGACATGGTCGAGCCGGCGGCCCATCCGGAAGTTCTGATCGGCGGGCCGATCTGGGCCAATAAATCGTATGTCGGAAAAATTTATCCGACCAACGCAAAGGACAAGGATTTTCTGCACCACTACACCCGGCAGTTCAACACCATTGAGCTGAACCTGACGCACTACCAGATTCCGACCGAAAACATGATCCGGCGGTGGAAAACCGAGGCGGCCGACGGCTTTGTGTACTGCCCGAAATTTCCGCAGGCGATCAGCCACGACCGGGCGCTGGTGGCGACCGAATCGCTGACGGAGGAGTTCATCAACGCCGTGCTCGGTCTGGAAGAGTTTCTGGGCACGTCTTTTCTGCAACTGCCCCCGACCTTCGGCCCCGACCGGCTGCCGATTCTGGAAAATTACCTGAAAAACCTGCCCGACGACCTGGAAGTGGCCGTCGAATTCCGGCACGAAAACTGGTTCCGCAAACCGGAAATCTGGCAGAAAACGCTGGACAGGCTCTTTGCTCTGCGCCGCGACCTGGTGATTACAGATGTGGCCGGTCGGCGCGACGTGCTGCACATGAGCCTGTCGAGTCCGAAGCTGGTGTTACGGTTTATTGCCAATGACGGCCACCCGACGGATTACCAGCGCGCCGACGCCTGGGTGCAGCGCCTGAAAACCTGGTTCGACAAGGGCCTGCAAACGGCTTACCTGTTCATCCACGGCGGGGCCGAAAACGATACGACCCCCGAACTGATCCGCTACTGGATTCGCCAGCTCAACGCGGTCTGCGGCCTGAACCTGCGCGAGCCCGCCCTCCGGCCGGAAGTGGTGCAGGGGAGTTTGTTTTGA
- the hisIE gene encoding bifunctional phosphoribosyl-AMP cyclohydrolase/phosphoribosyl-ATP diphosphatase HisIE: MSKELNFDKSPDGLLPAVIQDAQTGKVLMLGYMNREAYDKTAAEGVVTFFSRSKQRLWTKGETSSNFLRVEQMLVDCDGDTLLIKARPDGPTCHTGADTCFEEVNTGKGQFLNYLQHIIRDRKANPSDKSYTASLFAKGVNKIAQKVGEEAVELVIEAKDDNADLFKGEAADLLFHYLVLLEQKGFDLDDIIAVLQKRHAK, from the coding sequence ATGTCCAAAGAACTAAACTTCGATAAATCCCCCGACGGCCTCCTTCCCGCCGTGATTCAGGACGCGCAGACCGGCAAGGTGCTGATGCTGGGATACATGAACCGGGAAGCGTACGACAAAACGGCCGCCGAAGGTGTCGTGACGTTTTTCAGCCGGAGCAAACAGCGGCTCTGGACCAAAGGCGAAACGTCCAGCAATTTCCTCCGCGTCGAACAGATGCTGGTGGATTGCGACGGCGATACGCTGCTGATCAAAGCCCGCCCCGACGGTCCGACCTGCCATACGGGCGCTGATACGTGTTTCGAAGAAGTGAACACCGGAAAAGGCCAGTTCCTGAATTACCTGCAGCACATTATCCGTGACCGGAAGGCCAACCCGTCCGACAAGTCCTACACAGCCAGCCTGTTTGCCAAAGGCGTCAACAAGATTGCCCAGAAAGTAGGCGAAGAGGCTGTGGAACTGGTCATTGAGGCGAAGGACGATAATGCCGACCTGTTCAAAGGCGAGGCCGCCGACCTGCTGTTCCACTATCTGGTGCTGCTGGAGCAAAAAGGGTTCGACCTGGACGACATCATCGCTGTCCTCCAGAAACGGCACGCAAAATAG
- a CDS encoding RagB/SusD family nutrient uptake outer membrane protein, with protein sequence MKKLYALLLCGSLLTATSCNDMIDLTPTHSLSSANVFGKLDDFEPVLNGTYASMRDMYAYGLFSSVAADMMSDNLIETNESLVNYKAVTDWTYAADQLRIGEVWRFNYLMINDVNLILENIAPYEASAPKKANRIKGQALAIRGLLHFNLLQYYAPNFDRNSTSPGVPVKTTSKIETPARATVKQVYDQIIKDLEAALPLLNDVDAAINTATKRSRIDAATVNAILARVSLYAKEYDRAITYATAAISARPLATRANFPGIWSDANADEVLFAIQFNPGEGGPALDVWSPATNRSQWEPAATLLSTFDRTNDVRFASYFTAGESITGSVNRAGRFVVTKYQGKGTARDGAANFKAFRTGEMYLIRAEARALTNRAAEALADLNTLRAARIANFAPGTETGQALIDAIALERRKELWMEGHRWFDLKRTTRVVNRADCRPGSVCTLAANSPKWAWPIPQGEILANPSIAGAQNDGY encoded by the coding sequence ATGAAAAAACTATATGCCCTTCTGTTGTGCGGCAGCCTTCTGACAGCCACCTCGTGCAACGATATGATTGACCTGACACCCACCCACTCCCTCAGCAGTGCGAACGTGTTCGGGAAACTGGACGACTTTGAGCCGGTGCTGAACGGAACGTACGCGTCCATGCGGGATATGTACGCCTACGGCCTGTTCTCCTCCGTAGCGGCCGATATGATGTCGGACAACCTGATCGAAACCAACGAATCGCTGGTCAACTACAAGGCCGTGACCGACTGGACGTACGCGGCCGACCAACTCCGGATCGGAGAAGTGTGGCGCTTTAATTACCTGATGATTAATGACGTCAACCTGATTCTGGAGAATATCGCTCCTTACGAAGCTTCGGCTCCGAAGAAGGCAAACCGGATCAAAGGACAGGCGCTGGCGATCCGCGGACTGCTGCACTTTAACCTGTTGCAGTACTATGCCCCTAACTTCGACCGAAATTCGACTTCGCCGGGTGTTCCGGTAAAAACGACGTCAAAAATTGAGACGCCGGCCCGCGCAACCGTCAAGCAGGTTTACGACCAGATCATCAAGGACCTGGAGGCTGCCCTGCCGTTGCTGAACGACGTGGATGCCGCCATCAACACGGCCACGAAGCGCAGCCGGATCGATGCCGCTACGGTCAACGCCATCCTGGCCCGGGTATCGCTCTATGCGAAAGAGTACGACCGGGCTATCACGTACGCCACGGCGGCCATCAGTGCGCGTCCGCTGGCTACCCGTGCCAACTTCCCCGGCATCTGGTCCGACGCCAACGCCGATGAAGTGCTGTTTGCCATTCAGTTCAACCCCGGTGAAGGCGGTCCGGCCCTGGACGTATGGTCTCCGGCCACGAACCGTTCGCAGTGGGAACCGGCGGCGACGCTGCTGAGCACCTTCGACCGGACGAACGACGTGCGGTTTGCTTCGTATTTCACCGCGGGCGAAAGCATCACGGGTTCGGTGAACCGGGCCGGTCGCTTTGTGGTAACGAAATACCAGGGGAAAGGCACGGCCCGCGACGGAGCCGCCAACTTCAAGGCGTTCCGGACGGGGGAAATGTACCTGATCCGCGCCGAAGCCCGCGCGCTGACCAACCGCGCCGCCGAGGCGCTGGCCGATCTGAATACGCTGCGGGCCGCCCGGATTGCCAACTTCGCGCCGGGTACCGAAACGGGCCAGGCGCTGATCGACGCGATTGCGCTGGAGCGCCGCAAGGAACTTTGGATGGAAGGTCACCGCTGGTTCGACCTCAAGCGCACGACGCGCGTGGTGAACCGGGCCGACTGCCGTCCGGGCTCGGTGTGTACGCTCGCTGCCAACAGCCCCAAATGGGCATGGCCGATCCCGCAGGGCGAAATCCTGGCGAATCCCAGCATCGCCGGCGCGCAGAACGACGGGTACTAA
- the hisA gene encoding 1-(5-phosphoribosyl)-5-[(5-phosphoribosylamino)methylideneamino]imidazole-4-carboxamide isomerase: MYIIPAIDLIDGKAVRLTQGDYSQKKEYNARPLEVAQQFEDAGLTRLHLVDLDGAKAKRVINWKVLELIATKTKLHIDFGGGVQSEEDLKVVFESGARQVTGGSIAVKNPDLFEHWLKTYGPEAIILGADAKNEKIAVSGWEEGTDVWVYDFVEKWLEKGIRYTISTDVAKDGLLQGPSFDLYKNLQERSADLHIIASGGVSNLADIEQLAEMNLFGVIVGKAIYEGRVTLKELEKMNRGGGPQ, from the coding sequence ATGTACATCATCCCCGCAATCGACCTCATCGACGGCAAGGCCGTCCGCCTGACCCAGGGCGACTACAGCCAGAAAAAAGAATACAACGCCCGTCCGCTCGAAGTGGCCCAGCAGTTTGAAGACGCCGGCCTGACCCGCCTGCACCTCGTCGACCTCGACGGGGCGAAGGCCAAGCGCGTCATTAACTGGAAAGTGCTCGAACTGATTGCCACCAAAACAAAGCTGCACATCGACTTCGGCGGCGGCGTGCAGTCTGAGGAGGATCTGAAGGTTGTGTTCGAATCCGGTGCCAGACAGGTAACGGGCGGCAGCATCGCCGTCAAGAACCCGGACCTGTTCGAACACTGGCTGAAAACCTACGGACCCGAAGCCATCATTCTTGGGGCCGACGCCAAAAACGAAAAAATTGCGGTCAGCGGCTGGGAAGAAGGAACGGACGTGTGGGTGTATGACTTCGTGGAGAAATGGCTTGAAAAAGGCATCAGGTACACCATCAGCACCGACGTCGCGAAAGACGGTCTACTGCAGGGCCCTTCGTTCGACCTCTACAAAAACCTCCAGGAACGCTCTGCCGACCTGCACATCATCGCCAGCGGCGGCGTGAGCAACCTGGCCGATATCGAGCAGCTGGCCGAAATGAACCTCTTCGGCGTCATCGTCGGCAAGGCGATTTACGAAGGAAGGGTTACGCTGAAGGAGTTAGAAAAAATGAACCGCGGCGGCGGGCCGCAATGA
- the hisH gene encoding imidazole glycerol phosphate synthase subunit HisH → MKTVIIKYNAGNVQSVMYALDRIGASYLLTDDEAEIRSADKVIFPGVGEASTAMAYLREKGLDRVIPSLKQPVLGTCVGMQLLCRYSEEGDTTCMGVFDVDVKRFPAKLGFKVPHMGWNNLRDLRSPLLTGVEENSYVYFVHSYCAGICDQTIASCSYVQPFSAMLHKDNFYAAQFHAEISGNVGQRILENFLKL, encoded by the coding sequence ATGAAAACCGTCATCATCAAATACAACGCCGGCAACGTACAGTCGGTCATGTACGCGCTTGATCGCATCGGGGCCAGCTACCTGCTTACGGACGACGAAGCCGAAATCCGCTCGGCCGACAAGGTTATTTTCCCCGGCGTCGGGGAGGCGAGCACCGCGATGGCTTACCTGCGCGAAAAAGGCCTCGACCGGGTGATTCCGTCCTTGAAGCAGCCGGTGCTGGGCACCTGCGTCGGCATGCAGCTGCTCTGCCGGTACTCGGAAGAGGGCGACACGACCTGCATGGGCGTGTTCGACGTAGACGTGAAGCGCTTTCCGGCGAAGCTCGGCTTTAAAGTGCCGCACATGGGCTGGAACAACCTCCGCGACCTGCGCAGCCCCCTGCTGACGGGCGTAGAGGAAAACTCGTACGTCTATTTCGTGCACAGCTACTGCGCCGGCATCTGCGACCAGACCATCGCCTCGTGTAGCTACGTTCAGCCGTTTAGCGCGATGCTGCATAAAGATAATTTTTACGCCGCCCAGTTCCACGCCGAAATCAGCGGCAACGTCGGGCAGCGGATTCTGGAGAATTTTTTGAAACTGTAA
- a CDS encoding phage holin family protein, which yields MGLLIRILISAVAVFVASRLIPGIIVNNFGTAIIVAIVLGLLNAFLKPILVFLTIPITIMTLGLFYFVINILMVYLAAYLVDGFDVTGVIAAILFSIVVTVVTWIIDAIT from the coding sequence ATGGGCTTACTCATACGAATTCTGATCAGTGCGGTCGCTGTGTTCGTCGCCAGCCGCCTGATTCCGGGCATCATCGTCAATAATTTCGGGACGGCCATTATCGTAGCCATTGTTCTCGGGCTGCTGAACGCATTCCTGAAGCCGATTCTGGTCTTTTTGACCATTCCCATTACCATTATGACCCTGGGGTTGTTCTATTTCGTCATCAACATCCTCATGGTATACCTGGCGGCGTATCTGGTCGACGGCTTCGACGTCACCGGCGTCATCGCGGCGATTCTGTTCAGTATCGTCGTCACGGTGGTCACCTGGATCATCGACGCGATTACCTAG
- a CDS encoding valine--tRNA ligase — protein MISKTYNPKDIEEKWYQYWLDNRFFHSEPDDREPYTIVIPPPNVTGVLHMGHMLNNTIQDVLVRKARMEGKNACWVPGTDHASIATEAKVVSMLKEQGIDKKEIGREKFLEHAWEWTHKYGGIILQQLRKLGASCDWDRTRFTMEPALYDAVIDTFVDLYNKGQIYRGVRMVNWDPQGMTAVSDEEVLMKEVQQKLVYIKYAIQGSAGDFITIATVRPETIMADSAICVNPNDERYKHLHGKKALIPLINREIPIITDEYVTMDFGTGCLKVTPAHDPNDYELGIKHKLPVIDILADNGTLNEKAQILVGMDRFAARKAIVKMLEEAGNLEKTEEYKSNVGYSERTNAVIEPKLSLQWFLKMKELSQPALENVMNDTVQLVPPKFKNMYRSWMENVHDWCISRQLWWGHRIPAFYMKDGTVIVAKNKREALRKAQREHLLFALTEADLTQDEDVLDTWFSSWLWPMSVFIPESQPENSARPKAKQGDVDYYYPTNDLVTAPEILFFWVARMIIAGYEYKGREPFQNVYLTGIVRDKLGRKMSKSLGNSPDPLDLIEQFGADGVRTGMLFSSPAGNDLPYDDKLVEQGRNFCNKIWNAFRLVKGWTVVETTENGQETKDSNALAVEWFSAKLNQAITELQDHFGKFRMSDALQTVYKLIWDDFCSQYLEMIKPGFELPIDRATYDATINFFEQLMALTHPFMPFITEEIWQDIRERKAGDSVCVAPYPTGGPVNEALLADFDLLFDVVTTIRNLRNAKQISPKTELPLAIRTETPDRFNPLEGLIRKMANVSDISYVSEKAEGSSFVIKGDEFFVNIAGEIDVEQEIAALTKELEYTKGFYEATAKKLSNERFVANAKPEVVERERQKLADAEAKMKALQASLAALLQA, from the coding sequence ATGATCTCAAAGACCTATAATCCCAAAGACATTGAGGAAAAGTGGTACCAGTACTGGCTGGACAACCGCTTTTTTCATTCCGAGCCGGACGACCGCGAGCCGTACACCATCGTCATCCCGCCGCCGAACGTGACGGGCGTGCTGCACATGGGCCACATGCTGAACAACACCATTCAGGACGTGCTCGTGCGCAAGGCCCGCATGGAAGGCAAAAACGCCTGCTGGGTGCCGGGCACCGACCACGCCTCCATCGCGACGGAAGCCAAGGTCGTCAGCATGCTGAAAGAGCAGGGTATCGACAAAAAGGAAATCGGCCGGGAGAAATTTCTGGAACACGCCTGGGAATGGACCCACAAATACGGCGGCATCATCCTCCAGCAGCTCCGCAAGCTGGGCGCTTCCTGCGACTGGGACCGGACCCGCTTCACGATGGAACCGGCCCTGTACGACGCCGTCATTGATACCTTCGTGGACCTCTATAACAAAGGCCAGATCTACCGGGGCGTCCGGATGGTGAACTGGGACCCGCAGGGCATGACAGCCGTCTCGGACGAGGAAGTGCTCATGAAGGAAGTCCAGCAGAAGCTGGTTTACATCAAATACGCCATTCAGGGTTCGGCGGGTGATTTCATCACGATTGCTACCGTCCGGCCGGAAACCATCATGGCGGACTCGGCGATCTGCGTCAACCCGAACGACGAGCGGTACAAACACCTCCACGGCAAAAAAGCGCTCATTCCGCTCATCAACCGCGAAATTCCCATCATCACCGACGAATACGTGACGATGGATTTCGGGACGGGCTGCCTGAAAGTAACACCGGCCCACGACCCGAACGACTACGAACTCGGCATCAAGCACAAACTGCCGGTCATCGACATTCTGGCCGATAACGGCACGCTGAACGAAAAAGCCCAGATTCTGGTCGGTATGGACCGTTTTGCGGCGCGGAAGGCCATCGTCAAGATGCTGGAAGAGGCCGGGAACCTCGAAAAAACGGAAGAATACAAGTCCAACGTCGGATACTCGGAGCGGACCAACGCCGTCATCGAGCCGAAACTGTCGTTGCAGTGGTTCCTGAAAATGAAGGAGCTTTCGCAGCCCGCCCTCGAAAACGTCATGAACGACACGGTGCAACTGGTGCCGCCCAAGTTCAAGAACATGTACCGTTCGTGGATGGAGAACGTTCATGACTGGTGCATCAGCCGCCAGCTCTGGTGGGGCCACCGCATCCCGGCGTTTTACATGAAGGACGGCACGGTCATCGTGGCCAAAAACAAGCGCGAAGCGCTCCGGAAAGCCCAGCGCGAACACCTGCTGTTTGCCCTCACGGAAGCCGACCTGACGCAGGATGAAGACGTCCTCGACACCTGGTTCTCGTCCTGGTTGTGGCCCATGTCGGTTTTCATCCCGGAAAGTCAACCGGAAAACTCCGCCCGCCCGAAAGCCAAACAAGGCGATGTCGATTACTATTACCCGACCAACGACCTCGTGACGGCTCCTGAAATCCTGTTCTTCTGGGTTGCCCGGATGATCATTGCCGGATACGAATACAAAGGCCGCGAGCCGTTCCAAAACGTGTACCTGACGGGGATTGTCCGCGACAAACTGGGCCGGAAAATGTCCAAATCGCTCGGCAACTCGCCCGACCCGCTGGACCTCATCGAACAGTTCGGGGCCGACGGTGTGCGGACGGGCATGCTCTTCAGTTCGCCGGCCGGGAACGACCTGCCTTACGACGACAAACTGGTGGAACAGGGCCGGAATTTCTGCAACAAAATCTGGAACGCGTTCCGGCTGGTCAAAGGCTGGACGGTTGTAGAGACCACAGAGAACGGACAAGAGACAAAAGACAGCAATGCACTCGCTGTTGAGTGGTTCAGCGCGAAGCTGAATCAGGCCATTACCGAACTGCAGGATCATTTCGGCAAATTCCGGATGTCGGATGCCCTGCAAACGGTCTACAAGCTGATTTGGGACGATTTCTGTTCGCAGTATCTGGAAATGATCAAACCGGGCTTCGAACTGCCCATCGACCGGGCCACCTACGACGCCACCATCAATTTCTTCGAACAACTGATGGCCCTGACGCACCCGTTCATGCCGTTCATTACCGAAGAAATCTGGCAGGACATCCGCGAGCGGAAAGCGGGCGACAGCGTTTGTGTGGCTCCCTACCCGACCGGCGGACCCGTCAACGAGGCCCTGCTGGCCGATTTCGACCTGCTTTTTGACGTCGTGACGACGATCCGGAACCTGCGGAACGCGAAGCAGATCTCTCCAAAAACCGAACTGCCGCTCGCCATCCGGACCGAAACGCCCGACCGCTTCAACCCGCTGGAAGGCCTGATCCGGAAAATGGCGAACGTGTCGGACATCAGCTACGTCAGCGAAAAAGCGGAAGGTTCTTCGTTCGTCATCAAAGGCGACGAGTTCTTTGTGAACATCGCCGGCGAAATCGACGTGGAACAGGAAATCGCCGCTTTGACGAAGGAGTTGGAGTATACCAAAGGCTTTTACGAAGCAACGGCCAAAAAGCTTTCGAATGAACGGTTCGTGGCGAACGCCAAGCCGGAAGTCGTGGAGCGCGAGCGGCAGAAACTGGCCGATGCCGAAGCAAAAATGAAGGCGCTGCAGGCCAGTCTGGCGGCGTTGCTGCAGGCTTAA
- a CDS encoding virulence protein RhuM/Fic/DOC family protein — MHIANSDKPVSFYSLDVIISIGYRVKSQQGTQFRIWANKVLKDHLLKGYTLNEKRLQQQRESLREIQQTLLQFQQSVEQESLTLQEAKGMLSLITEYAKSFTLLNQFDTNEVDTIGLGEDVVYELDYDESLAAIAELKQRLMEQKEASDLFGRIRDDGFRGILGSVAQTFGGQYLYPTIEEQAAHLLYFVIKNHPFSDGNKRIGAFLFVWFLEKNRHRLKKNGVLKINENALVALALLVAQSDPASKELMIQLIMNLIKND; from the coding sequence ATGCATATTGCAAATTCCGACAAACCGGTATCGTTCTACAGTCTGGATGTTATTATCTCGATTGGCTACCGTGTGAAATCGCAGCAAGGCACGCAATTCCGCATCTGGGCTAATAAGGTACTGAAAGACCACTTGCTGAAAGGCTATACCCTGAACGAAAAACGGCTGCAGCAGCAACGGGAAAGTTTACGGGAAATTCAGCAGACACTCCTTCAGTTTCAGCAGTCGGTGGAACAGGAGAGCCTGACCTTACAGGAAGCAAAAGGGATGCTGTCGCTGATTACTGAATACGCCAAATCGTTTACGCTGTTAAATCAGTTCGATACCAATGAAGTCGACACGATTGGCCTTGGGGAAGATGTCGTCTACGAACTGGATTATGACGAATCGCTGGCGGCAATTGCGGAGTTAAAGCAGCGACTCATGGAGCAAAAAGAAGCTTCCGATCTGTTTGGCCGCATCCGCGACGACGGCTTCCGGGGAATTCTCGGCAGCGTAGCCCAGACGTTCGGCGGGCAGTACCTCTATCCAACGATCGAAGAACAGGCGGCGCATTTGCTTTATTTTGTCATCAAAAACCACCCGTTCAGCGATGGCAACAAGCGGATTGGGGCCTTTCTGTTTGTCTGGTTTCTGGAAAAGAACCGGCACCGGCTGAAGAAAAACGGCGTTCTGAAAATAAACGAAAACGCGCTGGTGGCGCTGGCGTTGCTGGTGGCGCAAAGCGACCCGGCCAGTAAGGAGCTGATGATTCAACTCATCATGAATTTAATCAAGAATGACTAA